A part of Ictalurus furcatus strain D&B chromosome 8, Billie_1.0, whole genome shotgun sequence genomic DNA contains:
- the zgc:66447 gene encoding SLAIN motif-containing protein-like isoform X2, which yields MVVPDSGSGAQQADSGTVPGFEDEQNGAELEEVRKLRELVRRLEVQNESLRSRGTTRHHSTNANERTLCEDTGTSSGRDFQTLSPPQDSVSKDMSPLPETTRLEDEEETEEHGPVFRLPCAAPPGHPQEHTHASSSPDSYDSETLGGSVAGVDQSALDEVDVLDLDDCADIDGEDCWLYVSPKKHVQTAQGPESPLKWCRKVLDHPSPETEVACRTLLSRLDQSSRWRNVYSSPSQTPAGSSAEAGPAHSPGYHKSTNKTLLTCGSSGYMSMHSALSSQSSIDSELSTSDDSISMGYKLQDLTDVQIMARLQEESLRQDYASSSASASRRSSAASLHSLRRGTYSDQELDSYSLEDEEADSMPFTHLHRRHSPSPGTSPRCPSPAAGTSVPRRSLQGTAPELLKFTRSEEELRHSMPNLAPRTSLRSLEAVRNSRSMEANLHSSGSRMSRLPQSPTGVSTTRLRGSGQSPLLLRAPVKALSPVGSMAAVRQSARPSAGAQGHTPAARRVQSPGPANGAAYSAGRTATTGPKQAAGRSMAPASSKSRLAQTPRRKHP from the exons ATGGTGGTTCCGGACAGCGGAAGCGGGGCTCAGCAGGCAGACAGCGGCACGGTGCCGGGGTTCGAAGACGAGCAGAATGGAGCGGAGCTGGAGGAGGTCCGCAAGTTGCGCGAACTCGTGCGGCGCCTTGAAGTACAGAACGAAAGCCTGCGCAGCCGGGGCACCACGCGTCACCACAGCACGAACGCTAACGAGAGAACGCTCTGCGAGGACACCGGCACCAGCTCAGGCAGGGACTTCCAGACTTTGTCTCCTCCTCAGGACAGTGTCAGCAAGGACATGTCTCCTCTTCCCGAAACCACAAGGCTGGAGGACGAAGAAGAGACGGAAGAGCACGGCCCAGTGTTTCGTCTTCCTTGTGCCGCTCCACCGGGGCACCCTCAAGAACACACGCACGCCAGTTCTTCTCCCGATAGCTACGATTCAGAGACACTCGGCGGGAGCGTTGCCGGCGTGGACCAGTCTGCTCTGGATGAGGTGGACGTGCTCGACTTGGACGACTGCGCCGATATCGACGGTGAAGACTGCTG GTTGTACGTGTCTCCGAAGAAGCACGTACAGACGGCGCAGGGTCCCGAGTCTCCACTGAAATGGTGTCGGAAAGTGCTCGATCACCCGAGTCCTGAGACCGAGGTGGCTTGCAGGACACTCCTGAGCCGCCTGGACCAAA GCTCGAGATGGAGGAACGTGTACAGCAGCCCATCGCAAACCCCCGCGGGCTCGTCAGCCGAGGCTGGCCCAGCTCATTCTCCTGGGTACCACAAATCAACTAACAAAACCCTACTAACCTGTGGCAGCTCAG GTTACATGAGCATGCACTCGGCGCTGAGCTCCCAGTCCTCCATCGACAGCGAGCTGAGCACGTCGGACGATTCCATCTCGATGGGCTACAAGCTGCAGGACCTGACGGACGTGCAGATCATGGCTCGGCTACAAGAGGAGA GTCTGAGGCAAGACTACGCTTCGAGCTCGGCCTCGGCATCGCGGCGGAGCTCTGCGGCTTCGCTGCACTCGTTGAGGCGAGGCACCTACAGCGACCAGGAGCTGGACTCCTACAGTTTGGAGGACGAAGAGGCAGACAGCATGCCTTTCACGCACCTCCACCGCCGTCACTCGCCTTCTCCTGGCACCTCACCTCGCTGTCCATCACCTGCCGCTGGAACAAGTGTGCCCAGGCGCTCCCTTCAAGGCACGGCCCCAGAGCTCCTCAAATTTACTAGGAGTGAGG AGGAGTTAAGACACAGCATGCCTAACTTGGCCCCACGCACCAGCCTGCGCTCGCTGGAGGCAGTGAGAAACAGCCGTAGCATGGAGGCTAATCTGCACAGTTCAGGCAGCCGCATGTCCCGCCTGCCCCAGTCCCCCACAG GTGTGTCCACCACCCGATTAAGAGGCAGCGGGCAGTCACCGCTCTTGTTGCGGGCTCCTGTGAAAGCTCTCAGCCCCGTGGGCAGCATGGCTGCGGTGCGACAGTCCGCAAGACCGAGTGCTGGAGCTCAGGGACACACTCCAGCAGCACGGCGGGTGCAGTCACCAGGGCCTGCCAATGGAGCAGCTTATTCTGCAGGCAGGACTGCTACGACAGGGCCAAAACAAGCAGCGGGCAGAAGCATGGCACCAGCGTCCTCAAAAAGCAGACTTGCCCAGACCCCTAGAAG aaaacatccatga
- the zgc:66447 gene encoding SLAIN motif-containing protein-like isoform X1, translated as MVVPDSGSGAQQADSGTVPGFEDEQNGAELEEVRKLRELVRRLEVQNESLRSRGTTRHHSTNANERTLCEDTGTSSGRDFQTLSPPQDSVSKDMSPLPETTRLEDEEETEEHGPVFRLPCAAPPGHPQEHTHASSSPDSYDSETLGGSVAGVDQSALDEVDVLDLDDCADIDGEDCWLYVSPKKHVQTAQGPESPLKWCRKVLDHPSPETEVACRTLLSRLDQSSRWRNVYSSPSQTPAGSSAEAGPAHSPGYHKSTNKTLLTCGSSGYMSMHSALSSQSSIDSELSTSDDSISMGYKLQDLTDVQIMARLQEESLRQDYASSSASASRRSSAASLHSLRRGTYSDQELDSYSLEDEEADSMPFTHLHRRHSPSPGTSPRCPSPAAGTSVPRRSLQGTAPELLKFTRSEEELRHSMPNLAPRTSLRSLEAVRNSRSMEANLHSSGSRMSRLPQSPTGVSTTRLRGSGQSPLLLRAPVKALSPVGSMAAVRQSARPSAGAQGHTPAARRVQSPGPANGAAYSAGRTATTGPKQAAGRSMAPASSKSRLAQTPRSRSLGMTKTCGPIADDSWKDGCY; from the exons ATGGTGGTTCCGGACAGCGGAAGCGGGGCTCAGCAGGCAGACAGCGGCACGGTGCCGGGGTTCGAAGACGAGCAGAATGGAGCGGAGCTGGAGGAGGTCCGCAAGTTGCGCGAACTCGTGCGGCGCCTTGAAGTACAGAACGAAAGCCTGCGCAGCCGGGGCACCACGCGTCACCACAGCACGAACGCTAACGAGAGAACGCTCTGCGAGGACACCGGCACCAGCTCAGGCAGGGACTTCCAGACTTTGTCTCCTCCTCAGGACAGTGTCAGCAAGGACATGTCTCCTCTTCCCGAAACCACAAGGCTGGAGGACGAAGAAGAGACGGAAGAGCACGGCCCAGTGTTTCGTCTTCCTTGTGCCGCTCCACCGGGGCACCCTCAAGAACACACGCACGCCAGTTCTTCTCCCGATAGCTACGATTCAGAGACACTCGGCGGGAGCGTTGCCGGCGTGGACCAGTCTGCTCTGGATGAGGTGGACGTGCTCGACTTGGACGACTGCGCCGATATCGACGGTGAAGACTGCTG GTTGTACGTGTCTCCGAAGAAGCACGTACAGACGGCGCAGGGTCCCGAGTCTCCACTGAAATGGTGTCGGAAAGTGCTCGATCACCCGAGTCCTGAGACCGAGGTGGCTTGCAGGACACTCCTGAGCCGCCTGGACCAAA GCTCGAGATGGAGGAACGTGTACAGCAGCCCATCGCAAACCCCCGCGGGCTCGTCAGCCGAGGCTGGCCCAGCTCATTCTCCTGGGTACCACAAATCAACTAACAAAACCCTACTAACCTGTGGCAGCTCAG GTTACATGAGCATGCACTCGGCGCTGAGCTCCCAGTCCTCCATCGACAGCGAGCTGAGCACGTCGGACGATTCCATCTCGATGGGCTACAAGCTGCAGGACCTGACGGACGTGCAGATCATGGCTCGGCTACAAGAGGAGA GTCTGAGGCAAGACTACGCTTCGAGCTCGGCCTCGGCATCGCGGCGGAGCTCTGCGGCTTCGCTGCACTCGTTGAGGCGAGGCACCTACAGCGACCAGGAGCTGGACTCCTACAGTTTGGAGGACGAAGAGGCAGACAGCATGCCTTTCACGCACCTCCACCGCCGTCACTCGCCTTCTCCTGGCACCTCACCTCGCTGTCCATCACCTGCCGCTGGAACAAGTGTGCCCAGGCGCTCCCTTCAAGGCACGGCCCCAGAGCTCCTCAAATTTACTAGGAGTGAGG AGGAGTTAAGACACAGCATGCCTAACTTGGCCCCACGCACCAGCCTGCGCTCGCTGGAGGCAGTGAGAAACAGCCGTAGCATGGAGGCTAATCTGCACAGTTCAGGCAGCCGCATGTCCCGCCTGCCCCAGTCCCCCACAG GTGTGTCCACCACCCGATTAAGAGGCAGCGGGCAGTCACCGCTCTTGTTGCGGGCTCCTGTGAAAGCTCTCAGCCCCGTGGGCAGCATGGCTGCGGTGCGACAGTCCGCAAGACCGAGTGCTGGAGCTCAGGGACACACTCCAGCAGCACGGCGGGTGCAGTCACCAGGGCCTGCCAATGGAGCAGCTTATTCTGCAGGCAGGACTGCTACGACAGGGCCAAAACAAGCAGCGGGCAGAAGCATGGCACCAGCGTCCTCAAAAAGCAGACTTGCCCAGACCCCTAGAAG CAGGTCTCTGGGAATGACAAAAACCTGCGGTCCTATAGCAGACGATTCCTGGAAGGATGGCTGTTACTAA